The Branchiostoma floridae strain S238N-H82 chromosome 7, Bfl_VNyyK, whole genome shotgun sequence region GACCATCATATCATCACGATAAGACGCCCGTCTTCATTAAAATTGGAATTGTTGCTGCACTATACAGTCTATAGCGGCACAAAAGacaaatatataacgttactgagACGTCATGTCTTACGTATGACTAGTAATTCTTCTTTGGGTGCGACAAATGAAAACTGTAAACCTAGATATTATGGACTGATATTGTACTAGAATATTCGATAAGGGTTTGCAAATAGAACTGCAAGCTTATGACACGTTAACGTTTGAAGACTGTCGAACGTAGCATTTATCAGGTCAGTTATAATAGGTTGATAAATTTGCGCGTGTACACGGAATAGATAAATCATAAATAGCGAGACATCGCTAGTTCATATTATTACCAAATTGTTTATCAAATTGTCTTAAATTGTTTTAAAAGGACAAGTTCAGTGCAACACCGTGCGGCTGCCTATAGACAACATATTTAATCGGGGTCTAGAAACAGTTTAAACTGAGTGGATAAAAATCTGACAAGATTTCTTGTCTTCGCTTCGACAACCATGTTTCCATCCAACTACATGCCTGTAACAGACGATTGCTATGATTGCCAGACAAAtgtttatttcatcattttgctTGCTAAGATAACCTTATCATGACAAGTGTTTATCAAGACTCCCGGGAGTTTATACGGACCGTTGGGACAAAATACCTTCACAAGCCGGACATTCTTGTTCAAATCAAGCTAAATTAAGGTTACCAGGACCGAACATAATTCGCCATACCCGCCAGCCAATCAAACGTACCGTTACCGAACTGCGACGTAACCAAGACCGTAACGGGCAGCTATTACAACAAGGTGGCGATATAAACGTTTCACCTGACGGTGTGCGTGGTGTTTGCTTCTAACGTGTTGGACAAGATCAATCCATATCACTGAACAGGCATATCTCCAACAGAACACATCAACCGTTGGAAGAAGTCTTATAAAGGTATACTAGTAGCAGAAAAGGAATCTAACTCACTTGTGTTCCTGTGTCAGAGAAGAGAACCGTCTGCTGCTGTTAGTTTCCACGTGTATCCAGGCAACACAGCTGGGCTGGGACTGGGCAGCGCGGATTTTCTGCCGTATATGCCTCACGTACTTTTCCAGGGGGGTCACATGTGAGAAcagagtttacaggagttacgGCATACTTCTGTCTCGTTGTATCACAGATTTGTGGTATGAAGCGAACGTCATACTGTTCTTGTCTTAGATGAAGATTTCACTGAAGACGTGGCGAAGCTGAAGAAATGTCCAAAGACGGTATACATATACAGGCAAAAGTGGTCCCCCCGGCTGAATGTGACGTTAGTATCCCAACCCGACCGCATCGGTTCGCGACATGTTTAGAGCTGCTAAACAAATATGCTGTCCATTACCAGTGTAAATACACTCCGCGGCCTATAGCACCGAGTCAACAGTGTATGAATGCCTGTTTGGACGGCTTATTTTGACTCACTTGTTATGCAGACAATGACGAATTAAGTAGTCAATCGGCATTAAGAAGAAAAGACGGGACAAACACACGAATCAGGGAAAGTAAGCTCGGAAGAAAAGAAACGCAGTACAAAAGTTTTCAATATATAATCTACGACCGAGGACATTTTTACTTGGAACAAAAGAACTCGCGAAAGTACAACAGAGACCAATTAAACGTTCCGTAGTCTTGACAGCAACTATTTTCATGAGGATATTTTTCCATTTAGCCATCGCGGCCAGCTTACAGGTGCACGGTGTGACTACCTGTGACCCTTCAAGTTCTTACGGCGCTTTGAAGGGTGAAAGTTTTGCGCTCTGGTGAAGATTTTCACGCATGCTGAACCCGATTCAAGCACTTCTCACTGGCGTAGAAAGAAACAATACAGACTTAACCAAACATCTTCAAGGCTAATCCTATAACAGGTCTTTTGTCAGGAACTAAGGCGTCTTGCAAGTATCTTAGATTAAAACCAAACCGGCCTGACTGGGAAACGTGGTCAGATGCTTTCCACGCTGCTCAAAACCTACTAACGGTGTTCCGTTAAAGAAATGGGTAAACAAAAACAGGAAAAGCTGAgggacatgttgttgttgttgtttaaaaCTGACGAAGTTCAGCGTTTTTGCAATGACCCAAACATCCTGAGTTTGTAAGTTTTGCCATGACCACATCAAAGCGTAAAGCCGGTCTCAGAAAACTAGCATTTGCTTGAAATGTTGTTCTCAGCGCGCAAGTCAGTGTTTTATAGATTAGAATAATTCAGTTTCATGTCGTTATGTCTGTCCAAGGACGTTAAATAACTAACGCCCTTGGTCTATCTATCAAGACTCTTAAGCACACGTCTCTGAATCAACTTctctaaaacattttttctgaaaattcacaagGAACTTTATTTATCCTTTTTAAAAGGGAACCATGAGTCAGCAAAGTAATCATAGTTAATCACCATATATCATGTTGTGTCTAAAGTACATTCATGTCCAGATAACACTTTTGTTAAGGTCAGCGGGTTATCTCTTAAACACCATAAACGAAGGCCGCTTTGTTCACACTTTTGTAAACAGCTTTTGTACCAAGGATTTAATTGAATATCGATTCCGAATTGATTAAACTAAATACCAAGTTCACAGTGCGGTTGCCACAACTGAGGGATTTTTGTTCAACTTCATGACACTCGGTGATGGAAATATTAGATTGTATTGTACGCATATCAACGGTAATAAATTGATTGATTAAGGCctggtcacatttgtcgtaCGATCGCCGTGCGATTGCAAACTCAAGACGTTTTGGGATAGTCGTAAGTGTGTCGTACAAAACTCaactgtcttagatccttgtcggctgttggttctgtcacaacctGCAGCTGCTTGAAAATTCCTCGACATGAAAATCGTAGGACGGCCTATGACGTAGCCTCCGGTTCAGTCTTCGAATAGAGCTGTCGCCAGACGGGGTAAACTCCTTTCCACGACAAAATTAAACCCctttcctcggcaaactccatttcccggcacaagagaacctaaccaatgttgaaaatcgagAACCAATGCCACATTCCctaagatgaaaactgcaacggaggctaccaTGACAAAAGAGACAGCGCCGATAGTCAATGTCCTGACATTTGAGTTATGACCACACATACCCAAAACCTGTAGCCATTACCCCGGAACAAAATTACTTTCTTCATAATTCAATCACTGGTCCCAATAAGCCAAGTCACACAAAGTGTCACTGAGCGGATATGTACGGACATGACCGAATCCGACATCTCAAATATTTGAGTCAGATAATTTGTCTCATGATTTAGACTGGATCACAAATAAACTCACTCAAACTCAAACATGAACCAGAACAAATGTTTACTTTTCTTGTAGACAGAGAAACATAAATCTTAATTTACACCTGAGAGGGATGAAAGCTAAAAGTACACCTTTGTAACCATACCTTTTAACGACTGCTACAACTGTATTTCACATATTGATACAAAGCTAAACATTGCCAAAActccaaaatatttttctgttaGCTTAAAGAACACAGAATTCTCATCATAAGCTAGAACCTTTCAAATCCAACATGTACAGCTATTCTGACAACCCCTGCATTTATAAAATGGAACTGTCCAACACATTTCTGTCCATAAAAGTTACAAATATTCCCCTCCCCATTTATGAAATGGAAACAGGCTTTGATTGAAATACATATGAACTATAATTCTATTCACTTTTACAACAACACTGAAAAGGCACTAGCTGAAATAAAGTCATCCTAAGTGAGaagttgtatttgtttgtaGTATTTTATCATTGCATAGATAAAAAATTACTGTATAAATCACATCATaaaaaggttgtaagacaatgtACAATAATGCATAAAGCATTCCTTTGTCATTATGTTCTGAAGTGCAATTGACAATATTGGTCCTCTCTTCATATACAAATTCCTTTAATCTGTATTAAATGTACAAGTATCACAAGGTAATGAGCTGCTTGTGATGGGAGGAGGAAGATTCAGAAGTTGATGAAGTCCAGGTCTCGCACCATCCGTAACGTCACGACTAACATCTCCTGGTCCTGGACCCACTGTGCTCGGCCGTTCTTACTGTCCACAGGGTGGGGCAGGTGGAGGCCAAGTTTACTGGGGAGGGACAAACAGAACAGTGATTTTATTGGCATCCAATAGTTCATGATGCCTTTATATAAAGGACTTTATTGCCAGAGACACAACATGAACAAAAATGTTGTGGATGGCACCTGCATATAAGGATGTTACAAGAAATACATTCTGCTGATTTTGATAAATGCAAATGATGTACTATTATACTAGATATACATGGGAAACAAATAAAATGCACCATTTGTACTTCATTCCTAAGGGTGTGACATATTTTTTCGCCTTGTCTATCAGTAGCAAGGAGGACAAATCCATTTTAATTTCCTAGTCTAAAtttagtgtgtctgtctgcatgtgtgtgtgtgtgtgtgtgtgtgtgtgaatgtgcgaGTGGTTCACAGTGGGTGTGCAAGTGCATGATATGTGTATTCCCAAACTTTATTTTCTGCCAAAGTGAGCACTGCAGTTTCTCTACATTCTGTCAGAGGGCGTTCTGTCAGAGGGATCACAGCTAGCCTCATGTTAGAGACTGTGAGTACTTACTATTTTGGTGTTCTGCAGTCTAAAAACTTGTCGGTGACATCCAGCTCCACCTCTGAAGACTTGTGACCAGGAAGTTTGATTTTAACCTGAAGATATTCGAACAATGACATTCCTAATGTGCATGTAGGAAATAATAATGAagtttatgaaaataatgaagTCCATATGTTAATGACTCAATGTATTACTCTCCATAAAATGAATACTTGTATTGATAACCATTTTAAAGTAACATAGATCACTTATTCTGGTTGGACACATCCCCTGCAATAGAGCCTGTACCTACCACCATGTCCTCACAACTGGCTGAAGACAAGTTCTTGTTCCCCATCTGTAAGAACATGTCTTCTGacgtcacagcctgcttgaaaaccACGTCATACCTACAATTgtgacaaaagaaagaaagagtcaACTCTAATTATATTATTAGATATATGGAACTCTTGATGAATCGGTAAAAATGTCATAAGTTTTGATTATTGTCCGCATATTTAACGAGTAGCAAACGTCCTTCCAGGGACAAAAAAGACAGACACCGAAGGGAACACTTAGCACTATTAAAATGCTTTAACGACCTATTGTCACAACATTGATTACCTGTTCTTAGCCACAATCCTCCAGTGCCTTTCTACTTGTAAATATGCTTCAAAATGAATTTGTAAGTGATAATTGATTGTGATTTCTGTAATGTCCTGGCACAATTCAGCTGTTTGGCTGCCATATATACCTGTGACAGCAttgctgtattttgaaatactgtaaatgcagaaatgtttgcggtggttttatgttcgctgtttttgtttggccgcttcaccgcaaactcaaaaccactgcaaatattttcctTTACATTATGTGACTGCCgtgcatggcgctaccgcaaactcaaaaccaccgcgaacaatgCATTGTCCCGTTACCACGAAGTTTATATATAATAAATCCCctcaaacttaaatacatttacagtaaacctgtcatacaactaagtaaaaGTGTTCTACTGATGAAGAACACTTTGTGTCATTTAAACTCACTCGGGCTGCGGCCTGGGGTCCAGAACGTCCTCGTACTCTGCACCTGTCGCGACCTCCTCCTCGTCCCAGATGTCCTTGGTGGGGGGTTTGGGCGCCGTGGGGGGCAGAGCTATGGGAATGGGACATGCAATCGGTTATTCCATATAGCAAAATATTGAGGGCGTGGGGGTATTTGAGTCTGCTTGAATTACATGATGTTAAATCcttttatataacgttagatctgTTTCTGACAAtgtttggattaaaaaaaaaacttttatgaTAAACATAGGGACTTCTTTAATATTGAACTCCCATTGATATATTATAGGTGTAAGATTTACTACAAATCAAATTGATTCGTGCTATAACCAATCAAAATGATTCTAAATGAGTAGGCAATTCAATTAAGCACATATGCATAAATGCTGCATTTGGGAGTATAACTTTTTCTGACAAGAAAATTTTATTGCATTCATGATCAAAACGGATCAAAACGTAAACCTTTTCAGAAAATTCTTACCTGACTTTTCAGCTTTTTTCTTTGGTCCAACATCTGCTGGGCCCATCTTTGCCATTGGCTGATGAGAAGTCAGCTGTTACAGTAAAATAAATAACATTAAATGATAAAgttcaatataacgttacatatgtaaTCACTTTTAACTATTGTATTTAATATCGTTACTAATATCTTAATAACTCGCATCAACATTGCTTTAGTGGACTTTCCACACGAGTGCGTTCTTGGACTTGCATCCCAAACGCAAACATTCACAGAAAATTAAGCTCTATCAATATTCTTGTCAACAAGAACAACTTTACTTTGtctttagtaaaaaaaaatcaccatatTGAGAGATTGACACTCCTACCTCTTCGTCGCTGCTGTCGTCCTGTGGCTCTGCCGCCTGCAGCATGTCCCTCAGCTGCAGGATACTGTCTCTGCCCATCAGATCCATCGCTACAAGTTTTATGGACCTCAAAAATTAGCGACAAGTTgccaaagggggaggggggcacagacCGAATTCTGTTTggtaaacaaacacaacaacgcGTAAAGTTTGAACAGTTAGGGGAAGAATTGGTGTACCCAGATACATGGGACAGAAAAGCAAGACTTTAGGTCTTCTACTCGCTTCTATAAAGACAAGTATAGTCCTATTCCAAATCGTTGGTTACGCAGAGTGTCTGTCGTGTTTGCGTCCTCGGCAACGCGGAAGTGAAAATGACCCACTTCGCGATGACATCTGGGATACACCGTACAGAAGCGACACCATGCGAGATTTTGTAAAACTACAGTATCGTTCAGCCAAGCGGTGTTATATATCGTCATTGGTTGAGCAAAGTACGTGAGGACATCACGTGTACTCAAACTTAGCACCGTGATGTATGTGTTCAAACTTTCCCCATAAATCTTGTCTAAATAGGCTTGTGCGAAAaagatagtgttcagtaccagggacaggtatgtttagtagtgtgtggatagtgttcagcaccaaggacaggtgtgttcactTTTGTGTGGCTAGTTTTCAGTACCAGAGGCGAGTTTACCTTTTTGTGCACTGTGTTCAGAACTagtggaccggtccaacaagacaAACGtctttgtacctgtacccaccacTAGAGTCAACTGCACAGAATGAAAGTcaaaacaaacatgacaaaatagaatacAAGTGAAACATGGGAGTTTTATTCAATTACCAACTTTTGTCtgtacaactacatgtaactttctcaatatattattttcttttgtaaATGAAATTTGCAAGAACATTGGGTGTACATGTCTGTATAATCATATCGATAAGAACAAGGTAGCAATGCGCCAATATGGGCAGTATTTCTCTTCATCTACTTGTGACTATGTGTGATAAGTAAAAACGAGAGTTTTGCGGAGGGGGTGCATTTATTGGAGTCTGTCATTTCCCTTATGCTATGACTTAACTTATGCATAACTGGGGTGAAAGCAGCTCTTTTATACACAATTAAGTACAGATAAAAATATCTCATCCAGTCTGCATTGTATGTAAAGTCTGTTATTGACATAGTTTAGTTGGTCCGTATTGCTACACTGTATGTCTTAAATGGTAATAGCAAGCAAACTGAACATCTTTCTCCCCATTTTTCAATAAATCACTATGACCTATTCATCAAGGTAATTCATGCAACATAGTATTGCTATTCagaagaattgtttatactgcCAAATTATTGGACTGGTAATGCATAGTAGAACAGATAACATTAGTCAGAGGATTGCtattttgtgaaaacttgtgtatACGGTGCATTTCTAGCTGTAACTAGTTTGTAATGTGTATTGCCCCCATACGAGTTATCAACAAGTCAATCCTTGTAAAAGCAGCAGTTTTGGCTAAGTTAACTATTGCTTGTACTTTATTTATCATTGCATTTTACCCAAGGCAGCACCTTCTAATGCTGTTCTTTCTATGACTTTGATGTTCACTGCTTAATTATGCATGATGAAAGTTTTCATAACACAGCAAGCATTGTGGCTTTGAACATTTAACTTTGAGTGAATTACCAGGCAAATTTTGTTACATTACACAAAATGCGGACGCATTTTTGTCTTAAAACCTTTCCTTGCTTACCAACAAGCAAGTGACAAAAAGACACTTCCTGAACATAATCCTACATTTcttgtaacactagttcacctttatccacaaaGTAACTTATGTCCGTTGTCTATGGTATCTcggggtatcaagtcgacaggcAGTGGTGTCAAATTGCAATAGTTTTAAGATACTGCtgcttgaaaccaccgtctgtcaaactgatatccctaaatagtAGGGAATCTTTACAGCGAATACAGGTTATgatatggataaaggtgaactggcattaAGGTAGCAAAGAGTATACAGTATTGTAGTAATAAGGACATTATATTAAAGTCCTTGGAAGTATATAGACAGTTTCCAGTGTCATTATGAATAACTAAAGGAGGAACTGTTGAATAGGGTAGCCTTAAACATTACTATTTTGTTTCCaacatacatgttcatgtaagCATGACTAAAAACTTCATGTAATGTGTGCAGAGAGCACTGCCATTTACATTTGcatgcaaaatacatgtatgcagctttgtgttttctttctttgaatgAATGTGTCTTTTCAAATTCAGAATTACACAGAACAATACAACCATTGCTATAAAAGCTCTTTTCCACaacctacacaacaacagcataTTTTTAATCAAGTAACAAAATGTTACTGTTTGACATATCACCCTAAAGATGAGGACTTGGTTAGCAAGGGGAAGGATTGAGCCAGCAATGATTACAgaagatggtacccaggctaaatgCAACAGTGGCAAGACAAATTATCTTTAGAAAATAATCCTCCACTTTCACATTATGAAAAGTCCAGAATAGCTTTGAAGTGGGTTTCATAGGTGAGAGTATTGCTTGACAGACAATCTTTAAAATCTGGTAGAAATATTGCCAACAAGGAAATGGATATTGAAATGAAAACTAAAACATAATCACAAGCTCTcaatgaaagtacagtactATGTATGTGCACTACATATTACACACATTCTGTCCTTggtaatatatatacataaatctTGAGCTgtcattacacacacacaccttcaacctacatcatagtacatggcTTGGGCAGTAATAAGTTGACCTTTTTTACTACTGTAACAAGAAAACAAGTCAAAAACCTGTTcatggtgtttaaaaaaaccCTAACCTTCAGACATGTCCTCTATAACAGTTTTTACTTAGGAAATAAAAAGAGGGCTGTGACTTGACTTTTCCACAAGGACAGCAAAGATCCTTACCATTTTCTTTCTTAGCTGGATAACTTTGACTAAGTCTAGCTTTGGCTTTACTCCACCCAACCACTTACAAATTTTTTCATCCAAAACATGGAAAGACAAGGCACTGGCAGGCTCCTTGTCTCCTCAGGAAATATGGGACAACAGTTATTCTCCAACCCAGCAAAATGGATTCTCTTTACCGTATCAAACCCCACATGGCAAGGTGCTTAAAAGAATGACACCAGTGTCAAGACAACACACACATTGCACACAGTGGACAGTAAAGGGTATTAGAACTACTGTATATGCAGCATCGGTCTTCAGTATAAAACATACCACATAGAGCAAGTACATCTcttgaaaagacaacaacatacaAAGTTTTGTGTTATGAAAGACATGGTCCCTCACCCTGTATTTTAAGGAAGGGTGCAGTCACATTTGTCGTAAGTCTTAAGAGTTATTACAACAGCTTCTTGAGACAGTTGTGGATTTGTCTTACAAAATCCAGCAGTCTTCTGACAGTAAAAGTTGTCATAGTTTTGTTAATGGTTAATTGTGTTCTGGTCTGATTGAAAATCCTACAACTATACGATCATTATTGTGACCGCACCTTAAGCACCACCCAGATAACCCTTCATAAGGTCAATGAAAGGATCATTTCAGAAGAGAATCCAAAATCCTACAGACCTTCCTCAAGAGTAATAGATATCTATATCAACTACACATGTATACTGACCAATTGTGGTATGTTACAACTTTGTTATTTCAGACATCAACATTTGTGACAGAATCTTCAAGCAATGAAACCTACACAAGTATGCTGGTGGTCTTCCTAGAGTGAACTACAGACTAGTCAAAGGGTA contains the following coding sequences:
- the LOC118418874 gene encoding dynein assembly factor 6, axonemal-like — its product is MDLMGRDSILQLRDMLQAAEPQDDSSDEELTSHQPMAKMGPADVGPKKKAEKSALPPTAPKPPTKDIWDEEEVATGAEYEDVLDPRPQPEYDVVFKQAVTSEDMFLQMGNKNLSSASCEDMVVKIKLPGHKSSEVELDVTDKFLDCRTPKYKLGLHLPHPVDSKNGRAQWVQDQEMLVVTLRMVRDLDFINF